Below is a window of Acidobacteriota bacterium DNA.
CATGGCCGCACGAGAATCGTCGGAAGGAAGCAATAGCAATGGCCAATGGGCCCAATGGACGCGCCAATGGAGCGGGAGAAGCGAGGAACGGGGCCAATGGCGCTTCGCTCGTGAACCCCGCCGTGCCTGACCTTGCCGCCAATTTGGCGAATGGTTTGGCCGCCAACGTGGCCAATGAAGAGCAGCGCAGCCGCGAGCTGGCTCAGCGCTACCGTTGCGAGTTCATCCATCTGCGCGATTACAAGATCGACCCGGAACTGTTCCGCTCCATCCCCGTTGATCTGATGTTCCGCTACAACTTCGTCCCGTTGCAAATTGCGAATGACGCGCTGGAGATCGCCATGGCCGATCCCAGCCGCCTCATGCTGATCGACGAAGTATCGCTACTGCTCGACCGCCGTCTGGTGGTGCGTGTTACCACGCTGACTGAGATCAACGACTATCTCAAGAAAACCCAGCAGTCGCAGCGCGTGCTGGAAGAGGCCACCGAGGCCTTTTCCTTAAGCGTGGTGGACGACGACGAGAACGGCGATGAAAAACTTTCCATCGACCGGCTCACCAAGGACAGCGAAACCAGCCCGGTCATCCGCCTCATTGACACCGTGCTGTTCACCGCGCTGGAGCGCCGCGCCAGCGACGTGCACATCGAGACCGGCGACACGGAAGTGATCGTGAAATACCGCATCGACGGCGTGCTGCAACGCGCGATGCAGCCCATTAGCAAGGAATATCACTCGCCGCTCATCTCGCGCATCAAGGTGATGAGCGAGCTGGACATCGCCGAGCGCCGCGTTCCCCAGGACGGCCGCTTCCGCGTGCGCTACAAGGGCCGCTACATCGACTTTCGCGTCTCCATCATGCCCGCCATCCACGGCGAGGACGCCGTGCTCCGCATTCTCGACAAGGAGTCGATGAGCGAGCAGTTTCACAATCTCACGCTGGACGTGGTGGGCTTCCCCGAGCGTGATCTCCAGAAATTCCGCCGCTACATCATGGAACCTTACGGCATGGTGCTGGTAACCGGCCCGACGGGGAGCGGCAAGACCACCACGCTCTACGCCGCGCTGAACGAAATTCGCACGGATGAAGACAAGATCATCACCATCGAGGACCCGGTTGAATATCAGCTCAAGGGCATCACCCAGATTCCCGTCAACGAGAAAAAGGGGCTGACCTTCGCGCGCGGACTGCGCTCCATTCTGCGCCACGATCCGGACAAGATCATGGTGGGCGAAATCCGCGACAACGAGACGGCGCAGATCGCCATTCAGTCCGCGCTCACCGGCCATCTGGTGTTCACCACCGTCCACGCCAATAACGTGGTGGATGTGCTGGGCCGCTTCCTGAACATGGGCGTGGAGCCATATAATTTCGTGGCCTCGTTGAATTGTATTCTGGCGCAGCGGCTGGTGCGCGTGATCTGCCCCAACTGCCGCAAGCAGGTGCGTTACTCGGATCAGATGCTCGAAGAGTCCGGCCTGAATCCCAAGGCCGAGGGCGATACTGTTTTCTACGAAGGCCAGGGCTGCATCGATTGCGACGGCACAGGGTACCGCGGCCGTACGGCGATCTCCGAATTGCTGGACATGACCGACCGCATCCGCGACATGATCGTCGCCAAGCGGCCCACGTCCGAGATTCGCCGCGCCGCCCGCGAGGAAGGCCTGCGCTCGTTGCGCGATGCCGCTGTGCTGAGGGCCAGGCACGGCATGACCACGTTGAAAGAGATTAACAAAGTTACGTTCATCGACCAGACGTAATGCCAGACGTAATGTTTGTCGCAGTTTTGTGTAGGTGTCATTCCGAGCGCAGCGAGGACTCTGCTGTTCTGGAGAAGTAGAAAGACCCATGTCATCAGGAAATGGAAATTCGGGAGGCATCACTCGACTGCTGCGGCGGTTCGTGGGCACGCCCATGCCTACACTGGGCTGCGAGATAGCGACGGCTGGAGTCACGCTGGCGCGCTGGAATGACGGCGCGGCGCAGTTGAATGCCACGGCCTGGCGACCGCTGGCGCCGGGTGCGCTGGACCCCACGCCGCTGCGCGAGAATCTGGCGCAGCCGGAGCAGTTGCGTGCGGCGCTGGCAGGCTGCCTGGATTCTCTGGGTCTCGGCGGCGCGCGCAGCGGAGGCAAAGACGAAGGCAGGGGCATCGACACCGCGCTGGTGATTCCCGATCAGGCGGCGCGTCTCTTTGTGCTCGACTTTGACAAGCTGCCGCGCAGCACTCCCGAGGCGATTCAGTTGATTCGCTGGAAGCTGAAGAAGTCCGTGCCGTTCGACATTGACGCTTCCGCCGTCTCGTTCACTGCGCGGCGCCGCCCGTCGGGGGCAGCCGCAGGCTGGCAGGTGATCAGCGTGGTAACGCCGCACACAGTGATTCACCAGTATGAGCAACTGCTGGAGTCGCTGGGGCTGACTCCGTCGCGCGTAACGCTCTCGTCGTTGGCCGCGCTCGCGCTGATTCCGGAAAGCGATGTGGGGAGCACTCTGCTCGCCAAATTTAATCCGCCGTGGTTCACCACCGTGATCGTGCAGGGAGGCAATCTGTGCCTGTTCCGTTCTGGGGCGCTGGGCCAGACCGCCGATCCCACGACTGCGGAGATACTGGAAGCGATCTATCCATCCTTCGCTTATTTTCAGGATAACTTCGGGAGCACGCTGGAGCGCGTCTTCCTGTGCGGCCTGGGCGATGCTTCGTCCGGTGTCGCGGAAGCCTTGGCCGATGAATTGCGTCTGAACGCTCAGCCGCTGCTGAGCGCTGCTGACCTGCCGACGGCGTCCCATTGGACCAGCGGGAACGCCGAGCGTTACGCGGCCTCGCTGGTGGGTTTGGTGCGAGAGCAACAGTTCGCCTAGCGCAGGAATTAGTTTGAGGAGATGCAGCAAAACAGCATGAGAGTGCCCATCAATCTCGCCAGCCGTCCCGCCGACGCGATTCGCCCGCTGCGCATGACGGCCATCAGCCTGGGTCTGCTGGCTCTGGTGTTGGCGGCCGTAGCGGTGCGCGCGGAGTTGCAATCGCGCGATGAATTCCGCGTGCTGGTGGATCGCACCAGTCAGTTGCAGGGCGAAGTCCGCGAACTGGAGGCCGCGCAGCAGGAGATGGAAGATTGGCTGGAGACTCCGCAAGTCGCGCAGATACGCAACCGCTCGGCGTTGCTCAATTCCTTGATTGAGCAGAAGAGCCTATCCTGGACGCGCCTGTTCCAGGACCTGGAAACCACCCTTCCCAGCGGTGTCCGTATCCTCAGCATCGCGCCCAAGCTGCCCGATATGAATCAGGCGCAGTTGCCCCTGCTGAACCTCGCCGTCGTGGCCGAGAGCGTCAGGCCGCTGGTCGATTTCGTCAAGAAGCTCGAAGACTCTTCGCAGTTCGCCAATCCCGTGGTGCTCGATCAGCGATTTCCGGTCGCGAAGGAAACCGGGGGAGAGATTGAGCTGAGTCTTACCGCGGTATATTCTCAGGACGAATTACCCGCGCCGCTGGCGGATGAAGCAGACGATGTAAAGGAAGCAGAGGAAGCAGAAGACGCAGAGGAGGCGGCGGAGTCTGTTGCGCCGCCCGCCCCAATTCAGACAGGCGCAACAGCGGTCATACAGAAGGAGGCGCGCCGATGATGTCATCAATGTTCTCATGGCTTGAGCCGCGCTCCCCGTTCACCGCCACCTCCAGCCGCTTGGGCGCAACCAGGCCGGAGATACAATGGAAGATTGCCAGCGCCGTTCTGACGGTGGTCTGCGCCGGATTGCTCTACTTTATTTTGCAGGCTCCAGGACGCTCTTCCGAGGCGCGACAGGCTCAGATTCAGGAGCTGGAATCGCAGCAGCGGACGGGGCAGGCGCGCGTCGCCGAGCTTCGTGAGTTGACCAGTCGCGTGCAATCGGCCACGCAGTCCGGGCAGAAGTTTGTCGCCGACAATTTCATGGGCCGCGCCAACGCCTTCTCCAGCATGTTGAAGAATCTCGAAGAGCTGGCCACGCAGAATCACCTGCGGCCCTCGAATATTTCTTATGATTTGCTGGACGAAAAGAACGAGTTGGGCTGGACCGCCATCGAGGTTTCGCTATCGCTGGAAGGCGAGTACGCCGACGTGGTGCGCTTCATTAATAAAGTCGAGAAATCAAAGATTTTCTGGATTATCCGCGGCCTGGATGTTGGCAGCGCGGCCGAGACCGGTTTGCGAATGCGACTGACCACGGAGACTTATCTGCTGCCCTCCTAAAGGAGCAAGTCGTGAGGAACGCACGCGAAGTGATTTCCAGCGAAACCATATGATGACGGGAAACACATCTCGATCCTCTAAACTCGAGGCCACTGCGACGGCCAGCCCGGCCGCCGGAAAAATGCTGGGCGCTGTGAATAAGCCATTGCTGCTATTGCTGTTGATTGGCGCTTCGGCTTTTATGATTTACCGTCTGGTGGCGATACTGGGCGGAGATGGCGCTGGCCAGCCGCAGGTAACTGCCGGTACAGCCGCGCCCAGCGGAGGTTCCAGGAAAGTCGCTGGTCCGCGCGCGGCGGCGGGCGCGGTCAGCCCGCTCGATCCCTCGCTCCGGCTGGACCTACTGGCCAGCAGCCGCGCCGTGAATTACACCGGCAGCAAGCGAAACATCTTCGTCTTCGGCGCCGCTAGCGGAGAATCCGCTGGAGCGCAGTCCGGCGGCACTCGCCTGCCCGGTAAAATGATGCCTGATGCCGGGGCGCCACCCGACGCGCCGCCCGACGTGCCCGTAACGCCGCCGGTGGTTCTGCCCCTCAAGTTTTTTGGCGTCGCGCAACTCTCCGGAACTTCTCAGACTAACCCAACGATCAACTCGTTGACCAAGGCCCTGCTCACCAACGGCGACGCCATCATCATCGCCCAGACCGGCCAGACGGTTGCGCAACATTACAAGATTCTGCGCATCGGCGTCAGCAAGCTGGAGCTGGAAGATATGCGTGACCACAGCAAGCACGAGATTCCGCTCGCTGAGCCAGAAACCCCCGCGCCGCCGCCCGCGCGGTAGGTTTTTTTCGGATGGTGTTACAGAGCCGCGACCGGAAGGGAGCGGTCCCGTTCAATGGCCTGTGATAATCGTCAAGCGCGCCCGCTTCCTTCCGGTCGCGGCTCAGATCGGCTCGCATCATCAGTAAACAGGCTCCAGTCATGACAGACTTCAGCAAACAACTCGGCATGGTCCGCGCGAGGCAAACTTGCCGGCGGCGTGATCGGGGCGAGCGAGGCTACGTCCTGCTGGTGATCGTCGCGCTGGCCTCGGTGCTGATCGCGGTCATCTACCGCATCATGCCGAGCTACGCCTTTGACGCGCAGCGCGACCGCGAAGAAGAATTGATCTTCCGCGGCGAAGCCTACCAACAGGCGATCCTGCTCTTCGTGCGCAAGACCGGCAACTATCCCACCTCGCTCGAAGCCCTGCTCGATACCAACAACACGCGCTTCATCCGCAAGCTCTATAAAGACCCGATGACGCCGGAAGGCGAGTGGCGGTTGATCCACATTGCTGGTTGCACGATCAGCGATTCGCAGGTCACAGGTGGCACGCCGGGCAAATCGGATATGGGAACTGTGAAGACAGTCGATATAACAAGCCAAGGCAGCGCCATCTCGCCCAACCCCGTTCGCCCCACCTTCGGTGGCGGAGCCATTGCCGGAGTGGCCAGCATGAGCGAGAAGACCTCCATCCGCATTCTGAAAGATCAGCTGTCATACGACAAGTGGGAATTCATCTTCAACTTTAGGGAAGACCCAGCCGCCGCAACGGGCCCGCTCGCCCAGCAATGCGGTGGAGGCCAAGGTGGCGGTGGCGGTCAAGGTGGCCAAGGTGGCCAAGGCGGTCAAGGCGGCCAGGGCGGCCAGGGCGGATTCGGGAATCGCCACCCGGGCTTCAATCCAATACCCGGACAAAACAATCCCTTCGGAACTGGTTCAGGCACATCGGGCCAGCAGCCCATCGGCATTCCTTCCGTCCCCGGCCAACAACCCGGTGGTGGTCCTACCCAGCCAGGCGGCCAACGCCGCGCCTTCTGAAGTTGCCCGGAGGGCAACACCGTGAATAGCCGTAGGTGCCAACCTACGGTTGCAGACCCCCACCTATGCCAGCAACCCCGCAGTGGATGACTACCGTTTGTTGCATTCGCAAGGTACGAACAGGTAACGGCGCGTCCAATTTGCGCAAGGTGCCCGCTATGGCCAATGGACCGGCGGGGAATGTCCGGCCCCTGCAGAGTCTGTGTGATAACTTCAATTTTGCGTGAGGGCACGGTTTCAACCGTGCCGATTATTCGCCCCAAATTTCAGGGGTTTTAACCCCTGAGGTTCACAGTCATAACGAGCGCACGATGTCGCCCGTACATCGTACCCCAGCGGTCAAAACCGCTGGTTCCACGCTGTTGTGACGGCACGGTTGAAACCGTGCTCTTACGAAAAACCAGCGTTATCATGCAGACTCCTTCAGGGCCGTTATCGTTATGAGGCATTCGGGTCCGTAGGTTTCACCTGCGGCTATTCACAGTCTTGCCCTTCGGGCAAGCGGAATGCCATCTAGACCATTTTTATAGTTACGGTAGAGGCTGCCTACACGATCCAAACAGAGCCGCGACCCACGGCACGCCGGGGCAGGCCGTAAGGGAGTGGACCGGGCGCCGTGGGCACGATGTTCGGTGTCGCGTACCGGAATCAAAGCGAGCGGTGCGGTATGACCACCCGGTTCGCTCGCTGACGCGCGCGGCTCTGTGACGCAAAAGCAGCGCCGATGTCGGCGCTGCTTTGGAAATGTTGCGTTATTTTTCTGACTCGTTCGGCTAGGCCATTTTTACAGTTGGTGTATCAGAGCCCCGACCGCCAGGGAGGGGGCACGCTGGCCGAATATTACGGACCGTTGAACGTGCCCCCTCTCTGGCGGTCGGGGCTCTGATACACCAACTGTAAAAATGGCCTAGAAGATCTCCGGGAAGCTGAAGGTCAGCACGGAGTTGGTGCGCATGTCGGCCACAATGATCTCCTTGTTCTTCAGGTTCACGGTTACGCCGCGCGGCTTCTTCAACGTGGTCTTAGGCCCGCCGATCTTCCACTTGGGAGCGACATCGCCATTGTCGTTGACGTGCCAGACACCAACGAAGGTATTCTTCGGCTCGGCCTCGCCACCCGCGCCGGGTTGGGTCGCCACGATCCAGCCGCGCGATGGAATCAGCGCCATCTGATTAATGCGCACGATCTCGGTCTTGGGTCCGGCGATGATGGTGCGCGGAGGAATGTCGCCATTTCCAGTGCGCGGGTAGGTGGCCATGCCGCCGCCGGCGCCCAAGTCGCCCATCTGCCCGGAGCTGCCGCCGGCGTAGTTGCCGCCGGCCACCAGCACATTGGCGATGGGGTCGGCGACCACGGTCTGCGCGCCGCGCAGCAGCGTTTTCGGGCCCTTGATGATGCGCAAGGGCGCGACATCGCCATTAGCGGTGCGCGGAAATGCCATAATCGCCGCGCCGATGCCGACGATGATCTCGTTGTTCACGGGATCGACTTCCAAGCGATCGAGGCCCGAATAGACCGCGCCGGCCAGTTGCGTCTTCGATCCTTGGATGATGCGGATGGGCGCGGCATCGCCGTCGGCGTCGCCCTTGTAAACCAGAATGGCCTGCGCGAACGGGTTGGTTACCATGAACTCGTCGTTCACGGCGTCATAGCGAATGTCGTGCATGGTGCGTCCGAGCAGCGTGCGCTGTCCGGCGAGCAAACGGTTGGGCTGAGTGTTTTCTTTCCCCATCCTGGGGAATGCAGCGATCTGCGGATGAGCCACTCAGTTGGGCACCAGTATTTCCTGGCGCTTGCTGTCATAGGCGACGCCGCCGGGATTGCCGATGGCCAGCGCCACCTTGCCTTGCGGGGCGCTGCGGATGGTGCGCAACGGGGCGGTGTTGCCGCTGGCGCTGATGGCGAACGCAGTGGCCGTGTGGTTGCCCATGTTGGCCACCCAGATTTCCTTGTTCTTGGGGTCCAGATAGACGCCGGTGGGATTCTTGATGCCCGTCTTCGGTCCTTTGATGATGCGGCGCGGAGCCACATCGCCTTTGTCCTCGGGGCCGAACACCAGGACGGAGTCGCCCACGTCATTGGCCACGTACAGCTCGTTCGTTGCCGGATCGTAGGCCATGGCGGCGGGCCAGTTCATCCCCGTCTTGGGACCTTCAATGGTGCGCAGCGGCGCGATGTTGCCGCTGCCCTTGAGCGGATAGGCGGTGATGGATGGCTTGTCGAAGCGGCCCGTGCCGGGCTTCTGGCGATCGTTGAAGTTGCCGTGACTGCTGACGTACATCACGCCGTTCTTGGGATCGAGCGCGATACCGTGCGGATCTTCGAGGCCGGTGAGCGGGCCTTCGATGCGGCGCAGCTCTTTCTCGTCGCCAGCGGCCTGCTTGCGATAGACCACTACGGCGTGCTCGTGCTGCACGGTGAGGAACAGTTCATTCGCTTCCTCGTCCACGGCGATGCCGAACGTCCCGTGCGGAGTGCGCAGCTCGCGCATCGGCTTTACGTTGCCCTCGGCGTTGCGCGGGAAGATGACCATAGTGTCGACCGTGTCATTGGCCACGGAGTAGATGTCACCGGTCTTGGGATCAACGTAGAGGCCGCAATTGAACTCCAGCTTGGTCTCGGGGCCGTCAATCATGCGCTTGGGTTCGCTGAAGGCGGCGTTGGACGGCGTGTTGGTGTTGCGGTCGAAGACCTTGATGCCGAACAGGTTCTCGTCCTGCAAGAATACTTCATTGGAATTGAAGTCGACGGCCAGCGCGCTGTAGGTGGGGTAGGTATCGCGGATGGTGCGCAGGGGCGGCTTCTCGTCTTCACCGGGAATATAGCGGCGCTTCAGATCGCGCGAGTTGCGCGCGGCGTCAGCGGTGGGATTCTGCATGGCAATTGGCTGATAGCCCGGCTGGTAAAATGCTGCGCCTGCCTCCGCGCTCACTGGAGTCCATTCGCACATGGGGGCGGCGGGATCGCTCATGGGAATTGAAGAGACCAGGCGCGGCTGGCCGGTTGCCTGGCGGTCCGCCGATTCCGATGATTGCGCGAGTTCCGACGATGTGGGCAGAACCGCTGGCCAATAGGTGAATCCTACGGCCAGAAAAAAAATCGCCGAGACAATCACTCCCACTCTGGGTGGGGAAAATTTCGGGTGATTCATGAAGCAACTCCTCCTGGGGCTAACGGGTCGTTTGCTGATTAAACCGTGAAAGTGTGCACTTTGTGCAATTTGGATAATTTGGCAAAGTTGGCATAGGAGAAACAGCCTCCTCTGCCAGACTCCAACGCTAGAAACTCAAGCTCACATTGTCTCGTAGTCTGACCGGATTTTCCAGCCCCAGTCGTTCCGGCTTGCGCCGTTAGTGGGAAATAGGCGAACCAGCATCGCCCACGGACAAGCTCTGGGCCGAGAGGCTATGGAGGTAGCGAGAGACTTTCCAGATGTCCTCGTCCGGCAACGCCTCGCCAAAGCCC
It encodes the following:
- a CDS encoding type II/IV secretion system protein — its product is MANGPNGRANGAGEARNGANGASLVNPAVPDLAANLANGLAANVANEEQRSRELAQRYRCEFIHLRDYKIDPELFRSIPVDLMFRYNFVPLQIANDALEIAMADPSRLMLIDEVSLLLDRRLVVRVTTLTEINDYLKKTQQSQRVLEEATEAFSLSVVDDDENGDEKLSIDRLTKDSETSPVIRLIDTVLFTALERRASDVHIETGDTEVIVKYRIDGVLQRAMQPISKEYHSPLISRIKVMSELDIAERRVPQDGRFRVRYKGRYIDFRVSIMPAIHGEDAVLRILDKESMSEQFHNLTLDVVGFPERDLQKFRRYIMEPYGMVLVTGPTGSGKTTTLYAALNEIRTDEDKIITIEDPVEYQLKGITQIPVNEKKGLTFARGLRSILRHDPDKIMVGEIRDNETAQIAIQSALTGHLVFTTVHANNVVDVLGRFLNMGVEPYNFVASLNCILAQRLVRVICPNCRKQVRYSDQMLEESGLNPKAEGDTVFYEGQGCIDCDGTGYRGRTAISELLDMTDRIRDMIVAKRPTSEIRRAAREEGLRSLRDAAVLRARHGMTTLKEINKVTFIDQT